In Acaryochloris marina S15, a single genomic region encodes these proteins:
- a CDS encoding sugar phosphate nucleotidyltransferase, which yields MKAMILAAGKGTRVRPITFTIPKPMIPIMQKPVMEFLVELLRQHGFDEIMVNVSHLADEIENYFRDGQRFGVDIAYSFEGRIEDGNLIGDAVGSAGGMRRIQDFSPFFDDTFIVLCGDALIDLDLTAAVEWHRQKGSIATIVMKTVDPNDVSSYGVVVTDEEGRVKSFQEKPSVDEALSNTINTGIYIFEPEVLDLIPSGQEFDIGGDLFPKLVSMNMPFYGIAMDFQWVDIGKVPDYWHAIRSVLMGDVKNVAIPGHEVKPGVYTGLNVDIDWDKVDVQGPVYIGGMTRIDEGVKIIGPTMIGPNCHICTGATVDNSVIFEYSRLGSEVRLVDKLVFGRYCVDKTGASLDVRAASLDWLITDARQDAQAPSPMVS from the coding sequence ATGAAAGCGATGATTTTGGCGGCGGGTAAAGGCACCCGCGTTCGCCCAATAACATTCACTATCCCTAAGCCCATGATTCCTATCATGCAGAAGCCTGTGATGGAGTTCTTAGTGGAGCTCCTTCGTCAGCATGGCTTTGACGAAATTATGGTGAATGTCAGTCATTTAGCAGACGAGATCGAGAACTACTTCCGAGATGGGCAGCGTTTTGGTGTAGATATTGCTTACTCTTTTGAAGGTCGGATTGAAGATGGCAACCTGATTGGAGATGCAGTAGGCTCTGCAGGTGGCATGCGCCGCATTCAAGATTTTTCACCTTTCTTTGACGATACGTTTATTGTCTTATGTGGGGATGCTCTGATTGACCTGGACCTGACGGCAGCAGTGGAATGGCATCGGCAAAAAGGCTCGATTGCCACTATTGTCATGAAAACAGTCGATCCGAACGATGTCTCTAGCTATGGTGTTGTTGTTACGGATGAAGAAGGACGAGTAAAGTCTTTCCAAGAAAAACCCAGTGTCGATGAAGCACTTAGCAACACTATTAATACTGGCATCTATATTTTTGAACCTGAAGTTCTCGATCTGATTCCCTCGGGTCAAGAGTTTGATATTGGTGGTGACCTCTTTCCCAAACTGGTGTCGATGAACATGCCTTTTTATGGCATTGCCATGGATTTCCAATGGGTAGACATTGGTAAAGTCCCTGATTATTGGCATGCCATTCGTAGTGTATTGATGGGCGATGTCAAAAATGTGGCGATTCCAGGTCATGAAGTGAAACCCGGTGTCTATACTGGGCTGAACGTTGATATCGACTGGGATAAGGTTGATGTTCAAGGTCCCGTTTATATCGGTGGTATGACACGCATTGATGAAGGGGTTAAGATTATTGGCCCCACTATGATTGGTCCCAACTGTCATATTTGTACTGGCGCAACCGTAGATAACAGCGTTATTTTTGAATATTCACGCTTAGGGTCTGAAGTGCGCCTTGTCGATAAGCTGGTTTTTGGACGCTATTGTGTGGATAAAACCGGTGCTTCGTTGGATGTCCGAGCTGCATCTTTGGATTGGCTCATTACGGATGCCCGTCAAGATGCTCAGGCTCCGTCACCGATGGTGAGCTAG